Within the Deltaproteobacteria bacterium genome, the region AATGTGCGGCACCTTCTGGATGTGCTTGCCAACGATCTCGGCGCCCGGCCCATAGGGGACCGGCTGCAAACCCCTATGTCCGGTTTCTCAATTGCCCCGTATTACGGTTGTCAGTGCCTGCGGCCTTACGCCGATTTCGACGATCCTGAAGCGCCGACATCCATGGAGGCCCTGATCGAAGCCACGGGCGCAACCGTGTTCGATTGGGAAATGGGGGGCAGATGCTGCGGCGCTTCCCACATGAACACCAAAATGGACGTCGCCCTGGAGCTGGTCGGTGCCATTCTGGAAGCCGCCCACGGGGCGGATGCCATCGTAACGGTTTGCCCCATGTGCCAGATGAACCTGGAGGCCTATCAGAAAAAAATATCGGGAATGCATCGTAAAAACCTGCAGGTGACGATTCTTTACCTGCCCCAACTGCTGGGCTTGGCCATGGGGCTGCAGGACAGGTCATTGGGCCTTGGGCTGAATCTGGCCGTCACCGGCGGATTCAACTCCAAGTGGCACCGTGCCGTCGAAGCGGCATGATGACCTTTTAGAAAATTATGGATCTAGCTACAGCATTAAGGCGCGGGCCGGCAAGCAAACCTTCGTTGGTAGATAGTACCGAAAAATTATGCTGAACATTTTTAGCAAAATCCGACGACGACTCGTATCGAAGCTGATCCTCACAGTAGGGTTCGTCTTTCTGTTCTCGATCACGACGTGGGCCTATTTCAACATCGATTATCAAAAAGAAAAGCTCATGCAGAACATCGTCAATGCAACCGACAGGCTGACGTCCACCATACGCCTGGGCACCCACTATGCCATGATGCTCAATTCCCGGGACGACATCAACCAGATCATCACCAATATCGGGAAACAGCCCGAAATAAAACACATCCGCATCTACAACAAATCGGGTGAAATCAAATACTCCAACCACGCATCGGAAGTAAACTCGGCCACCAACATCAAGGCGGAAGCCTGCAATATCTGCCACCGCTCGAAACCGCCTCTGACCGAACTGGCGCTGAACCGGAGAACCCGGTTTTTCAAC harbors:
- a CDS encoding CoB--CoM heterodisulfide reductase iron-sulfur subunit B family protein, yielding MKYVYYPGCSLEGTAREYDLATRAMLQAVGVELIEIENWTCCGASAAEPISRLLSLALPARNIALAEAHTDIDDILVPCSACYLNLKKVTETVKKEPATLSTLNGVLAEEGLELKRPMNVRHLLDVLANDLGARPIGDRLQTPMSGFSIAPYYGCQCLRPYADFDDPEAPTSMEALIEATGATVFDWEMGGRCCGASHMNTKMDVALELVGAILEAAHGADAIVTVCPMCQMNLEAYQKKISGMHRKNLQVTILYLPQLLGLAMGLQDRSLGLGLNLAVTGGFNSKWHRAVEAA